GTTTCCATGGACTCGTGATGCATATACGGTCACCAAATCCCAGGGCCACATTGAGCAGGTTGCGAGACTAGAGCAACTTGTTGCCATTACACTTAAGTGGTCAATCTTACCGTAACCATCGTAGGGCTCTCGATAAGAGGCTGCACTAGGGCGCTCCATATAGCTTTTGGGTTCCCGGCCTCCACCATAACCATCACTGGTAAAGAAATGGTGTAACATTACTTCACTTTGATGCCAACGGAAACCTACACAATCTTTAGACTCACAAGTCAACCATACCTGTAGCCCCTTGACATTGACCCATATTCATCACGGGAACTGGATTGGGGATAATCCCTTGGTGGATAGTCCCGTGGCGTTGGTGCGTAGTCCCGTGTATCCCTGGAACTCACATATTCCCGGCTAGAATAGCTGTCAAATGGGAAAACATGCCACATGTGTAAACAAGCAATATGAAATTTCTAAAGCAGTTTCATTCAGAATGTGTAACCAACCACAAATGGGTAGTGAGAGATTTTTTGCACAGGAACACCCACCTGTCCTTTGTGCTGTAATATTCATCTCTTGGTGATGGGTAATCATCCCTTCTGGACATTGAGTCCCTGCGGGGAGGGGGTGGGCCATAGGGGTCCCTGTCCCTAGACATGGAAGCTAAAGAAAACAAGATCCCATGTAATCATCATGTCTTTGTGGCACTACATGCTTATTAGTCAGTCCTCATAGTGATAAAGTCGAGAGGTCCTCACACTTACGTCTGCCCATTGGAGAAGGAGCATGTCTCTTGGGTGGGGGGCCTCCATTACGAATCGGAGGTCCCCTTTTCAGTGGTGGAGGGCCTCTAGACGAAATCCCTTTGAAAAAGGGTTCTACAATCCCTACGTTATCATAGTAGTCTTTCGGCAGACAAGAAATGCAAATATTAATGGCAAGCTCAGAACTTACAAAACAAATCCAGTTTCATAGCCTACATACTTAATCCAATTTAGGTGGTTTTACAATAATACTTTGCATAAATGCCCAATACCACAACCCCTGTAAGTACTTCTGTAAAGGTACCTCTGGATGGTGGACCCCTCATTGGTGCTCCTCTAGATCCTCTAGGACCTCTCGGGGGACCGCGGCCACGCATGGGGGGTGGGCCGCGCCTGCCTGCTGACTCAAACTGAGGTTTTGTTGCTTGTTCAACCTTTATTGGCTTACCATCAAGTGACTGAGAAGTAAATAGATTATAATGTTAAAATTAGAAATGTATACAATCTACATAAGTTAGGGGTCATATAAAAAAagatatatttaaaaaaacaatgcAATTGTTTACCTTCCCATTCATTTCGCGCGCAGCATCCTTTGCATCTGCTGGACTCTCAAAGGTCACAAAAGCAAAACCTCTTGATTTGTTCGTTTCACGGTCTTTCATCAACAGAACTGGAAAGGAAAAATATCTACTTAGTGCTCACACAGGAACTGTACTAGGTTACAAAATATTAATCCGAACTGATACTCAGAGGTATTGTGCGTTTCTTTCAAAACTATTGCTGATGAAAACCATTTAGTTATTAACTTACTTTCTCACACTTTGCTTAATCATAACAGTTTATCCATTAAAAGGAATCAAGACTGCAGCTTGGTACTGCTGAATCTGTCCACATACAATAGCATACATAAGTATTAGCCATGTATGGGCAATCCATTTAAAATTATTGAGTTAACGCATTTATTTTTACCTTCTACTATTCTGCCATATTTGCTGAAGTACTTCTCAAGGGCCTTCTCGTTAGTTTCAGTGTCCAGGCCACCGATGAAGAGCTTCCCTGGTCGGTCAGCCTCTGCCATATTTGGGTCGGTTTAAGCTATTAAGAGAATAGTCGTTATTCCATGGAGACACCAGATAAACGTTTGTGAAATAAATGAGCATGTTTGGACTAGGGCATATTTGAAAAAACAACTTGTCCCGAACTCGGTTTCGAAACATGCAGTTAGCCATCTTGGCTAGCATAATATTAAATTCAAATATACGCGTTAGTTGTTGGAAGTATGCCACGTTTACCAACAACAGCATTGTCCACTAGAATGGTACGTTTTAACAGCACAAAATGGCGTCAAAGGGGGAATGAATGACAAGCTAACTAGCATTTCCAAACATTTGTGGCTACTCCTTCCAGTTAAGATGGCTTCCAAACAAGTAAGCCACGTTACAAACTAGCTAGTTAGTTTACAATAAAATAACCACGTGGGGGGCATTGTCAGTTAAAGTGCATTATTAGTAAATTAACAAGAAAATAAAGAGAGGACGAAACTGTGGATTCATTCAACAAAGCTCAAAATGGCGACTGGTTGGCTAGCTGTCGGTCGATAAAACAAACGTGCGTGCATAAATGTATCTTTCAACTGATTTTTATAAAACATTAAAGTGTGTTGGCCGTTTGATATCTGTAAAACAGACAAGACATTGTGCACAAATGTGAACAGTGTCTAACCTACCTTTTAAAATTTCACGACACGCTCGAAGCCTCCTCCAGGAAAATACGAAACGTCGAAGGTAAACGTATACTGATCACGTGGTATCACGCACACGGAAGTAGTTGCCAACCTTTTTATTTGTTAAATTAttctaaaatataaaaaaatgttcACAATCAAATTGTCACTTTTTACATACGAAAAACAGTTGTTCTAATTAACAGACCGAGCAACTAGAAAAATCACGAATAAATAATACAACATAAAATGAAACAAAGAAGTAAACAAAACAAAGACCAATTTTTCTAATCAGGggtcaaattaaattgtatttgtcatatagaacagatagaacagatgtagaccagatgtagaccttacagtgaaatgctttcttaagCCCTTACCAGCAATGCTTTAATACGTTACAAAAAAAGACACAGGGCTTGTTTAGAATGTACTAAATTCAAAGACTTCATGTAACCTCATTCAAAAATACTACAAACTGAGGGGTAGATTTTAAGAAACAACATTTGTGTTTGAAATATGTTTCCATAATAATACAATTATTGTAAATAAATGCATCATTTCTATCCCACATTAGGAAACCAAATCTGGCACTGTTTTAAATTAAAGTGAGTTTAATAAGATTATTATATGTAAACcatattgaaatgcattccaaaaGGTTTTAGTGAGTTGACATGTGAAGAAAACATGTTCTGATGTTTttcgtgtggctcagttggcatGTCGCTTGCCAAAAGTCGCTTGCAACGCCAGAATTGTGGATTCGAGTCCCACGGGGGTCTACtacagagaagaagaaaaagtaTGACATGTATGCGCTCACTCCtgcaagtcactctggataagagcgtctgctgaatgtgTCTTAAGAAATCATTACATGGGCAAATGTCATTCACTGTTTTGAGATGAACAAAATTGATTTAGCTTTAGGTGATACAGGAAAAGAAATGTATCTGGTTCTTATTATGACTATATAAATCCTTGTGAAATCTTGTCGTATATATTTCCGTTTCAAAGTTGAAGAGAAACACTCAGAAGTAAGAGTAGTTCTTAAGAATTTGCTATTGCATTTTATCTAAGAATTGACATCCATCTATAATTTGTGGAATTGCCTTAACTTCACCCCACTTCGATACAGTTCAGACCAGAAGTGATTTTCGTAGCAGGCTAGGATAGCGTTTTCGATAACCTCCTAGCCCTTTTCCTAACGATAACAATtgtaaatgtcaacttcaatgtgGTAATACCGCCCCAAGGACCCCAGATAGTAAGGATCCAgatgtttttgtgttttttttaatgtacATGTCAtgttttcctaatgtaatgggaTATTCAGCATACTTTCTAAATAAGACATACAAATATAGAACATTGAAAGCATGGAAGAATAAGAATTTAGGTAGTTTGCTAAATTTCAAATGACATGATGTTACCGAGAAGACCAATGATGTATAAAATAACAGAGAAGACAAGAGTCTGGAAGAACATGCACTGAGGGCTGAGTGTCATCAGCAGGATCCAGGCATGCTACATGTGAAGACAGTGGACTGTGCTACTtttatcattacattacatttaagatggtaaaaattggtgcattcacatcTAGCAAAATGGTAAACAGCACATAAAATGTATAACAAAGATTGACATCATTGTTTATGCAGCTGAGGTATTTCTATGATTAGGAGATGTGACATCTGAGGCGCTACATGGATTAATGAATCGTGCGGTCCCACCATCTCAGGTCCCACCCTGTACATTTTCTCTTCCCTGTAGTGGAATTAACTTTTCTagtgattttttttcttcaccGCCGTCCAGTTGGTGACGATAATACACGTTTTGCTTGTAGTTCGCCAATAAAACCAAAGAGGAAGAGTCTGACAGACCGACCAATCAAACGTATcgcccctccctcttcctcacgaCAATCACACAAACGAAGTGTTGGACGCTAACTAGCTACCCATCTAAACTCAACTGGCCGTCTTCGTAGTGGCTGAGAagttggctagctaacgttacttctCCTTGCAGAATTAAAAACGTAACTACACATCGAGTGAATTTAAGTTTGCAACAAAACCTGGACAATGAAGACGCGGATAGACATGGATTTTGTACTTGTGTTCACGTTAGTTGCCTTCAGTATTTGTTCAGGATTCTACCTTCCGGGTTTAGCCCCAGTGAGCTTTTGTGAAGACGGTAAAGGAGGTGATGATTGTCAGGTAAATTAACACTGATGGTGGTGTTCTTTGAAATATTCATGGTTTCAGATTGAAGTTTATAAATGTTCCATTTGTACTTTCTCATTCctactggctagctagctagctgggtgGTTAGTTAGTTGCTGACGTTAGCTACATGCTAACTAGTCAAGTGACACCAGGAGTAAGTTATTATTGTAACTATCATTGGCTGAGAATTCAACTCTACGATACAATGGAGTTAAGTGGTGATGAGTTGGAAGTACTACGGAGAACAGCATCTAAAAAAATAACGCATTTGCACAGGACAAACATAGTTAGGTACAACAAGGAATGCATTAAAGAATGTACATGTTTACCGTCTCGACGTAAGTTAGTCGGAGGTACACTCGGCCAAAACGCATCGCCACACAGATGTGGCGTTATCAGCTATTATTATTACATGCTAAACTATCAAAACGTTTACGTAACAAGTGGGGTTACGTGCTCAGCCCACTTCTGTACTCCCTGtgcacccatgactgcgtggccattcACGTCGCCAACTcgatcaagtttgcggatgacacagtGCTAGGCCTGATTACCACCACccgagtggtgccaggaaaataacctctccctaaACATCAATCAAATGAAGGTGCTGATAGTGAACTACAGTAGGCAGCAAAGAgcgcacgcccccatccacaagGAGAGCACGCCCCCATGGAGAGGGTCAACCGCCTCAAGTTCCTCAGCATGCACATCACTTACAATGATGTTCccttcacacagacagcgtggtgaaggtgcaacagctcctcttcaaccttagaaggctgaagaaatatggcttgaacttctacagatgcaccattgagggcatcctgtcggactgtatcGCCGCCTGCCATGGCAATTGCACCGCCCACAACTGGAGGTCTATCTAGAGGGCGGTGCGGtcacacatcaccgggggcaaactgcctg
This DNA window, taken from Oncorhynchus gorbuscha isolate QuinsamMale2020 ecotype Even-year linkage group LG13, OgorEven_v1.0, whole genome shotgun sequence, encodes the following:
- the LOC123993342 gene encoding RNA-binding motif protein, X chromosome-like isoform X1, encoding MAEADRPGKLFIGGLDTETNEKALEKYFSKYGRIVEVLLMKDRETNKSRGFAFVTFESPADAKDAAREMNGKSLDGKPIKVEQATKPQFESAGRRGPPPMRGRGPPRGPRGSRGAPMRGPPSRDYYDNVGIVEPFFKGISSRGPPPLKRGPPIRNGGPPPKRHAPSPMGRPSMSRDRDPYGPPPPRRDSMSRRDDYPSPRDEYYSTKDSYSSREYVSSRDTRDYAPTPRDYPPRDYPQSSSRDEYGSMSRGYSDGYGGGREPKSYMERPSAASYREPYDGYGNSRSAPPSRGPQPSYNGSGGSSRYDDYGSSSRDGYGSRESYPSSRSEPYPPSRGERMGKQERGPAPPIERGYPREAYSGSSRGAPRGGRGGSRVDRGIARSRY
- the LOC123993342 gene encoding RNA-binding motif protein, X chromosome-like isoform X2, whose amino-acid sequence is MAEADRPGKLFIGGLDTETNEKALEKYFSKYGRIVEVLLMKDRETNKSRGFAFVTFESPADAKDAAREMNGKSLDGKPIKVEQATKPQFESAGRRGPPPMRGRGPPRGPRGSRGAPMRGPPSREPFFKGISSRGPPPLKRGPPIRNGGPPPKRHAPSPMGRPSMSRDRDPYGPPPPRRDSMSRRDDYPSPRDEYYSTKDSYSSREYVSSRDTRDYAPTPRDYPPRDYPQSSSRDEYGSMSRGYSDGYGGGREPKSYMERPSAASYREPYDGYGNSRSAPPSRGPQPSYNGSGGSSRYDDYGSSSRDGYGSRESYPSSRSEPYPPSRGERMGKQERGPAPPIERGYPREAYSGSSRGAPRGGRGGSRVDRGIARSRY